Proteins encoded by one window of Salvia splendens isolate huo1 chromosome 14, SspV2, whole genome shotgun sequence:
- the LOC121765791 gene encoding uncharacterized protein LOC121765791 isoform X2, translating into MGSSQSAQIPSEAEEEEEEEEEEEEDDDEIGDEDEEEENDAVPRDIPDSADHAVVKKILEQEPEMLPCHASASPLSPQLSAYGTPRTGPSIKVWDPYNVLAPPPSLPPLPAHFHRGFSAPAPSDEDRAITEVYLVSHGECHMNLRPDLIAGRCPDAALTSNGKRQARALAVFLKSQGVRFSAIYASPLDRARATAQAVCQELNLPEEHIQSSDELVEMSQGHWEGCHRSEVFTPTTVSLMEKFQPDFSAPSGESLRQILVTTRFLETTALTHFRT; encoded by the exons ATGGGCTCTTCGCAGTCCGCCCAAATCCCCTCCGAAgccgaggaggaagaagaggaagaggaagaggaagaagaagacgacgacgaAATCGGCGACgaagatgaggaagaggaaaacgACGCCGTCCCCCGCGACATCCCCGACAGCGCCGACCACGCCGTGGTGAAGAAAATCCTGGAGCAGGAGCCGGAGATGCTGCCCTGCCACGCCTCCGCGTCGCCGCTCTCCCCGCAGCTCTCCGCCTACGGCACGCCCCGCACGGGGCCCTCCATCAAGGTGTGGGACCCGTACAATGTCCTCGCCCCCCCGCCGTCGCTCCCGCCGCTCCCCGCGCACTTCCACCGCGGCTTCTCCGCCCCCGCCCCCTCCGACGAGGATCGGGCGATCACGGAGGTCTATCTGGTCAGCCACGGCGAATGCCACATGAATCTGAGGCCCGATTTGATCGCCGGCCGCTGCCCCGACGCCGCCCTCACCTCCAACGGCAAGCGCCAGGCGCGTGCCCTCGCCGTGTTTTTGAAGTCCCAGGGGGTTAGGTTTAGTGCGATCTACGCCTCGCCGTTGGATCGGGCACGCGCCACCGCGCAGGCGGTTTGTCAG GAGTTGAATTTGCCCGAGGAACATATACAATCATCGGATGAACTCGTGGAGATGAGCCAAGGCCATTGGGAAGGGTGCCATCGGTCAGAAGTTTTCACCCCAACTACAGTGAGTTTAATGGAGAAATTCCAGCCCGATTTTTCTGCACCATCCGGAGAATCCCTGAGGCAG ATCCTAGTGACAACCCGGTTTTTGGAAACAACAGCACTCACGCACTTCCGAACTTGA
- the LOC121765791 gene encoding uncharacterized protein LOC121765791 isoform X1 — protein sequence MGSSQSAQIPSEAEEEEEEEEEEEEDDDEIGDEDEEEENDAVPRDIPDSADHAVVKKILEQEPEMLPCHASASPLSPQLSAYGTPRTGPSIKVWDPYNVLAPPPSLPPLPAHFHRGFSAPAPSDEDRAITEVYLVSHGECHMNLRPDLIAGRCPDAALTSNGKRQARALAVFLKSQGVRFSAIYASPLDRARATAQAVCQELNLPEEHIQSSDELVEMSQGHWEGCHRSEVFTPTTVSLMEKFQPDFSAPSGESLRQVEFRMVQFLNGTVVAFPDKFRSDFSPPDPSDNPVFGNNSTHALPNLMPERDVPSLAPPNWDSSHKHRQGLHKKKSGKSRLQIVTTGDNEADDEMSPRVAPNNQGPIRDINVRIIPPSLVSSCIGVFSHSTPIKCLLTGLLGCSPVMSHKFCIEDSSVTVLQHSWKTGWQIKRMNDTSHLRLL from the exons ATGGGCTCTTCGCAGTCCGCCCAAATCCCCTCCGAAgccgaggaggaagaagaggaagaggaagaggaagaagaagacgacgacgaAATCGGCGACgaagatgaggaagaggaaaacgACGCCGTCCCCCGCGACATCCCCGACAGCGCCGACCACGCCGTGGTGAAGAAAATCCTGGAGCAGGAGCCGGAGATGCTGCCCTGCCACGCCTCCGCGTCGCCGCTCTCCCCGCAGCTCTCCGCCTACGGCACGCCCCGCACGGGGCCCTCCATCAAGGTGTGGGACCCGTACAATGTCCTCGCCCCCCCGCCGTCGCTCCCGCCGCTCCCCGCGCACTTCCACCGCGGCTTCTCCGCCCCCGCCCCCTCCGACGAGGATCGGGCGATCACGGAGGTCTATCTGGTCAGCCACGGCGAATGCCACATGAATCTGAGGCCCGATTTGATCGCCGGCCGCTGCCCCGACGCCGCCCTCACCTCCAACGGCAAGCGCCAGGCGCGTGCCCTCGCCGTGTTTTTGAAGTCCCAGGGGGTTAGGTTTAGTGCGATCTACGCCTCGCCGTTGGATCGGGCACGCGCCACCGCGCAGGCGGTTTGTCAG GAGTTGAATTTGCCCGAGGAACATATACAATCATCGGATGAACTCGTGGAGATGAGCCAAGGCCATTGGGAAGGGTGCCATCGGTCAGAAGTTTTCACCCCAACTACAGTGAGTTTAATGGAGAAATTCCAGCCCGATTTTTCTGCACCATCCGGAGAATCCCTGAGGCAGGTAGAATTCCGGATGGTTCAGTTCCTAAATGGTACGGTCGTGGCATTTCCTGATAAATTTAGGTCTGATTTCTCCCCACCAGATCCTAGTGACAACCCGGTTTTTGGAAACAACAGCACTCACGCACTTCCGAACTTGATGCCCGAACGAGACGTGCCTTCTCTGGCACCACCCAACTGGGATTCGTCACACAAGCACCGGCAGGGCCTTCATAAGAAGAAGTCCGGTAAGAGCAGACTCCAGATAGTGACAACTGGAGACAATGAGGCCGACGACGAGATGTCTCCGCGAGTAGCACCCAATAACCAAGGTCCGATACGCGACATAAATGTTAGAATCATCCCTCCTTCTCTCGTGTCCTCGTGCATTGGAGTGTTCAGCCACTCCACACCGATCAAATGCCTCCTGACCGGCCTCCTGGGGTGCAGCCCGGTGATGTCACACAAGTTCTGCATCGAAGATTCTTCAGTCACGGTGCTGCAACACTCGTGGAAAACCGGTTGGCAGATAAAGAGAATGAACGATACGTCTCATCTTCGACTTCTTTGA